A genomic region of Glycine max cultivar Williams 82 chromosome 15, Glycine_max_v4.0, whole genome shotgun sequence contains the following coding sequences:
- the LOC102660475 gene encoding zinc finger protein CONSTANS-LIKE 4 → MPLSPSSMASIPQFYPNYTFTTHDLSEYPVPLLNGGGNASVMDSTTMWGGGQDSLSIPVLDMNNGALDHIVSLDCDTMACAANWMPSFSEQLGGLSDLAISDCKIGFYGGGFQSFNNSRSYQPHVGEFGDECCGFVEDLKPPPYPNAARENWGIEGNQMAAVEEPNIKVGRYSEEERKERILRYLKKRNQRNFNKTIKYACRKTLADRRVRVRGRFARNNELCEEDMATKKHENHHHHKEDFYGGDSIQFQLKNDEEDWLQEAMASLVYLSHSSPEDM, encoded by the exons ATGCCCCTTTCACCCTCTTCCATGGCTTCAATCCCACAATTCTATCCAAACTATACGTTCACCACTCACGATCTTTCCGAGTACCCTGTCCCTCTTCTCAATGGTGGCGGTAATGCCTCGGTTATGGACAGCACCACCATGTGGGGTGGTGGCCAAGATAGCTTGAGTATTCCTGTGCTGGATATGAACAATGGTGCACTTGATCATATTGTGTCGCTTGATTGTGACACCATGGCTTGTGCTGCTAATTGGATGCCTTCGTTTTCGGAGCAGCTCGGGGGGCTCTCGGATTTGGCCATTTCGGACTGCAAAATTGGGTTCTATGGAGGAGGGTTTCAGAGTTTCAATAACAGCAGATCGTACCAACCTCATGTTGGGGAGTTTGGAGATGAATGTTGTGGGTTTGTGGAGGATCTTAAGCCACCTCCTTATCCTAATGCTGCAAGAGAAAACTGG GGAATTGAAGGTAATCAAATGGCAGCAGTTGAGGAGCCTAACATAAAGGTAGGAAGGTACTCagaagaagagaggaaagaaagaATTCTCCGATatttgaagaaaagaaatcaaagaaactTTAACAAAACCATCaag TACGCATGTCGGAAAACCTTAGCTGATAGGCGAGTCAGGGTTAGGGGAAGGTTTGCAAGAAACAATGAGCTTTGTGAAGAAGACATGGCAACCAAAAAGCATGAGAATCATCATCACCACAAAGAAGACTTTTATGGTGGCGATTCAATCCAGTTTCAG TTAAAGAACGATGAGGAGGATTGGCTTCAAGAGGCCATGGCAAGTCTAGTGTATTTATCTCATTCTTCACCGGAAGATATGTAA